In Aedes albopictus strain Foshan chromosome 3, AalbF5, whole genome shotgun sequence, the following are encoded in one genomic region:
- the LOC109397105 gene encoding uncharacterized protein LOC109397105 isoform X1, translated as MFAVLRIATLSATLLALFPSNALAQQIQCHPTHTHVMDDPSACYRYISCYQGQAFPMTCPPGFKFVLELQACYPAPVEECFPCPETGTSFFPHPNSCQKYVTCYMGAAYEMSCPDGYLFDPAAEMCDHEAYVDCTI; from the exons ATGTTCG CAGTACTTAGAATTGCCACACTATCGGCAACACTACTCGCACTGTTCCCATCGAACGCCCTGGCGCAGCAGATCCAGTGTCATCCCACCCATACGCATGTCATGGACGATCCCAGTGCATGCTACCGTTACATCTCGTGTTACCAGGGGCAGGCCTTTCCGATGACGTGCCCTCCGGGATTTAAGTTTGTGCTAGAACTGCAAGCGTGCTACCCCGCTCCGGTGGAGGAGTGTTTCCCATGCCCCGAGACGGGGACCAGCTTCTTCCCGCATCCGAATTCGTGCCAGAAATATGTGACGTGCTATATGGGGGCAGCCTACGAAATGTCGTGCCCTGATGGATATTTGTTTGATCCGGCTGCCGAGATGTGTGATCATGAGGCCTATGTTGATTGTACGATTTAG
- the LOC109397105 gene encoding uncharacterized protein LOC109397105 isoform X2: MFVLRIATLSATLLALFPSNALAQQIQCHPTHTHVMDDPSACYRYISCYQGQAFPMTCPPGFKFVLELQACYPAPVEECFPCPETGTSFFPHPNSCQKYVTCYMGAAYEMSCPDGYLFDPAAEMCDHEAYVDCTI, encoded by the exons ATGTTCG TACTTAGAATTGCCACACTATCGGCAACACTACTCGCACTGTTCCCATCGAACGCCCTGGCGCAGCAGATCCAGTGTCATCCCACCCATACGCATGTCATGGACGATCCCAGTGCATGCTACCGTTACATCTCGTGTTACCAGGGGCAGGCCTTTCCGATGACGTGCCCTCCGGGATTTAAGTTTGTGCTAGAACTGCAAGCGTGCTACCCCGCTCCGGTGGAGGAGTGTTTCCCATGCCCCGAGACGGGGACCAGCTTCTTCCCGCATCCGAATTCGTGCCAGAAATATGTGACGTGCTATATGGGGGCAGCCTACGAAATGTCGTGCCCTGATGGATATTTGTTTGATCCGGCTGCCGAGATGTGTGATCATGAGGCCTATGTTGATTGTACGATTTAG
- the LOC134291778 gene encoding peritrophin-1-like isoform X2, with translation MFVLGIATLTATLVTVFPSNALAAQIDVVQCHPTDTHFVDDPRECHMYFTCYQGQPTPMMCPPGFKFVEALQACYQVPVDECFPCPETGIKYFPHPKSCQKYVMCFVGAAHEMTCAEGLLFNPAVGQCDLEANVDCAI, from the exons ATGTTCG TACTTGGAATCGCCACCCTAACGGCAACACTGGTCACAGTGTTCCCATCGAACGCCCTGGCCGCACAGATAGACGTCGTCCAGTGTCATCCCACCGATACGCACTTCGTGGACGATCCCCGCGAATGCCACATGTACTTCACGTGCTACCAAGGGCAGCCCACTCCGATGATGTGCCCTCCGGGATTTAAGTTTGTGGAGGCCCTACAGGCGTGCTACCAGGTCCCGGTGGACGAATGTTTCCCATGTCCTGAGACGGGAATCAAGTACTTTCCGCATCCCAAGTCGTGCCAGAAGTATGTGATGTGTTTCGTGGGAGCAGCCCACGAAATGACGTGCGCCGAGGGGCTGTTGTTCAATCCGGCTGTTGGGCAGTGCGATCTGGAGGCCAATGTTGATTGTGCGATTTAG
- the LOC134291778 gene encoding peritrophin-1-like isoform X1 — MFAVLGIATLTATLVTVFPSNALAAQIDVVQCHPTDTHFVDDPRECHMYFTCYQGQPTPMMCPPGFKFVEALQACYQVPVDECFPCPETGIKYFPHPKSCQKYVMCFVGAAHEMTCAEGLLFNPAVGQCDLEANVDCAI; from the exons ATGTTCG CAGTACTTGGAATCGCCACCCTAACGGCAACACTGGTCACAGTGTTCCCATCGAACGCCCTGGCCGCACAGATAGACGTCGTCCAGTGTCATCCCACCGATACGCACTTCGTGGACGATCCCCGCGAATGCCACATGTACTTCACGTGCTACCAAGGGCAGCCCACTCCGATGATGTGCCCTCCGGGATTTAAGTTTGTGGAGGCCCTACAGGCGTGCTACCAGGTCCCGGTGGACGAATGTTTCCCATGTCCTGAGACGGGAATCAAGTACTTTCCGCATCCCAAGTCGTGCCAGAAGTATGTGATGTGTTTCGTGGGAGCAGCCCACGAAATGACGTGCGCCGAGGGGCTGTTGTTCAATCCGGCTGTTGGGCAGTGCGATCTGGAGGCCAATGTTGATTGTGCGATTTAG